AAGagagattatatatttatttacaatcACTGAGATGTAAAATCACGAATGGAAAGATATATAATTAACCTTTAAAAAAAAAggtatataattataaagaaaGGTAAATTTTTAAATACCTTGGAATGAGAACATGTAGAAGGAGAATGCACTATTTAGCAGTGAATACAAGAAACCATGACTGCTTGGATATCTTATTTGCTGAACCACTGAAGGCAGACATGTAAAAAGGGTAGCAGAAAGACTAAGAAGCTTTAGTGATTGAGTGGTGAACAATCTTTTCCACTTTATCATTATTGAAGTTGTGCACCAAAAGTTAGCCACATAATCTTCATAAATCCCCCTTTCAAATGGAGCTAGACGAGAGAGCACCTGCAGCAAGCATCATTGATAACGAAAAACAGGGGTATCctcaagaaataaaaaaaaattacacccACCAATGAAAGATTGATTCTAGAAGCAATTGTAACCTCGATGCTCGtagatttttctttcaaatagaTCATAACGacactttaaatatatttaaatacatgttAATTACCTCCTACTCTCAGAAGGCTAGGTGAACCTGTTTTATTCAGATTAaactacataaaaaaaaaagtcagaAATAGTTGCAGTCCACTAGTATAACTATTCTTATAacaattactaaaaaaatatgtttgtcATAAGGAGAGGGTGTTAAACTCTTGGATGGAATATGTTTAAATACATAAAAGCATCTATTGAAGATATTTTCTGCCTTTCTGTTAACTGAGCAACTTTTTTATCTCCAATCCTCATTCAGATCTTTCATACATAGTGAAGCTGCTACCTGATGTActttttgcatttttttttaaacacaaTTTCAGAGAAGAAATGCAAGTAGACAACATAGACTGCAATAATGTTTAGTGAGACTTGCATGTGTAAGAAGTCGTGGTTCTTACCTCTAAAAAGGAATTCAATGAATGAAGATACGGCCACCAGACAACAGCAAATGTTCCTAAGACTACCAGCCCCAGTTTAAGTACCTCAATATACGGGTTTCGGCGTCTTAGGCATTTGCCAAAGAGGTGGCCGAAAAATGCAGGTGCAAAATAGGCACTCATCTGCACAAACAGAAAGAAAAACATCTAATTAGAAGATTATTACGTTAAAATAGATAATTCTTTAGTTCGTTGTAAATGAATCAGTATGTATGCTTATCGAATTTTTAAAGCTCTATTATAACAGTCATCCAATAGGTCTTTCACAATTTGCAATTTAATGATCAATCCCATTCTACGGATGCTCAGTTTTAAGAGTACCTAAGATCAGCACGATAGGGGCTACCATATGCATGATACACATTTAAATCCTTGACAACATTATCTTGCCCCGAAGATAGCACTTATGTTGACATATACCAAGTTTTCAGTGATCAGTCTATGTAAATTGTTTAGACTGTAGACTCCCTATGTCACACCTTAAGCTATATAATCAGCTGCTATGATAGCTAATACTTTGGCAAATTTCTTGGCGATtaggaattttaaattttggtcATTTGAATAATAACCATAGTCCATAGCACTCCTATTCATTTTTTTCTCTTTCCCATCAATTTGAATAATATGCATAACAGTCTATCCTCGTAAACATTTTCCACTATCAACACCTAAATAGGTATATAGGAGCACAGAGTAGACACCTAATAGCTTTCATATTGACATCATGACTCATGCAGATACATGGCGAGgtgtacaaaataaatttaataatggcaAGCTTCGTTCAATGTCCAAAGATATAAATACATAAACAATCAAGCAGTTACAACCACACCTTTGAATACAACCAGTTACGGtggataaatatattatagaagTGGACTATGGTTCCATTGCTGGGGATTTATAAATTTGAGCTAAATAGTATGTTTGTGGGAAGTGTGGAGACCTGTTTGTGATTAAGAGCTAGGCAGAACAGAGAAGAACCAACAAGCTCTTTTCCAGATATAATGGCGGCGATAGCTCCCACAGTAAGGCCCAAGCTGATACAGTTATACTGACAATTAATGAAAAAAGGATGAGAACCTTTAGAATAATCACACAAGATAAAATGGAATTCCAGCTGTTAATTTGCTACTTTTAGAAAGAAATACTTCCATGACTCCAATAATAAAGATATACCTGAAAGTGACCATGATCGATTAGGATGAGGCATGGGCTAAGCAGAATGATTGTGGTATGCCAGgctatattatttttatgtgtACCCTGTTGTCCAGAATAATATGCAGTGACAAAGCAAAGAACTGCAGGAAAGAATATCAAGGCATCAGACAATAAAACTGTCCATCTCATGAGTAGTTTTCTGCAGGGAAAGACAAAAAGAGAGGTTGGCGAATCTATGGACAATGGTTTCAGTTAGTAACAGAAAAATAATTAGCATAGTAGTAAATATATGCATACTGGTGGTTCAGGATAAAGATTGAGAATACAAATGACTTCCAAAGAAATTTCACCCGGAGAATTAGAGTACACACCCGAGATAGGATTCATGTCCGCGCGAAGAATAAAGTGAGACAGAGTCAGGGTGGAAGTATCTAAGTAAAAGACCGTGAACATAGCTCTGATAAGCAGTAAGGGGAGGATAATCAAGTCCCCAGTAGCTGAGATCATTGATGGTACTGTTTCGATACCACTCCTGAGGAGGAAGACCAAGTGTAATCTCCATCCAGTGTCTTTGTGCTTCAAAATCCCCATACTTGGGGGGATTTCCAGCACCTGAATAGGGATGCAGTGATACAGCAACTCTAACCAACAATGCAAACACGCTAATGCAAAGAAACAAAACAGCACTATTCTTGTAATCCCCCTTCTCCATTGTCGTCTTCTCCATCTCTCTCACCATCTAAAAATAAAGTAGTAGAGTCCTACAATGCCCTCaactccaaaatttttgaaatgaCGAAATGCAACCCGAGATCAAACCAAAAAATCTGTACATAAATAAACCACATCAGGCCCCAAACTTCACGACAACCCCACAAACAAGCTTAAACTATTCCAGTCAGCATCATCATATGTTACCTTCAATGCAATACTAAAAAACAAATTCTCCCAATTCGCAATACCTAGAGCAAATATTGTGCAACCCAATTAAATTACAAGAATCAATTACAAATTTAAActgaaattatatattactcCATTCGACAATCGCCACGTGAGATTCCACATTTTTTAAAAAGCATAAACATACTGTCATACTCTAAAGAAATGGATCCACAACCAACATATTTCATTAGCTATCGAAATTGAAGATGGTTTTCACGGAACTACTAATCGAAACATCTTCAATTGCTGCAGTAATTACTGATTAGAAAGCAGTTAGAATTAAAAGCGAGTGTGAACTAGAAAGCATCTCAGCAAGTGATTATAAACGAGTGTGCGAGGTAGGGGAGAAAATAATACACAATTACCTCCTCCTGTGTTTACAAGCGATTCTGAATCTGTGATAGATAATCGCTACCGTTGAACATGCGCTCTTGCCGCGGTCGTTGAAAAATTAGTCTCGCAACTCGCAAGCATGCGGAGGAGGTAGTGTATTTCTCGGTTAAGAAACGAGAACGAACCGCACCGAACCTGGTTTAAGTCTCTTCTACGATTCGGGTTTCTGTTTACAATTCTTCAAGAAAAGCGCAGTAACTACTAAGTGTAATATTATCTTCCTGtatttaaatatgaattataaattataatatataaaaataatatttttcataaaattcgATAATAAAATTTGTGATAGTTACACGAAGAACATAGGGTCCGTTTggccaaatttaaaaaatttgatttcatacttaaaataaagaagtggagtaaagtgagaagtaaaataagttaataaaatatttggaaaacAAACAGAAACTGTGAGAGAGAATAGCATTCTCAGCTGCTTAAAAATGTTTCtatttctttacacaaacggataaaaaaaagtagaagccagaagcagaaaTGGCTTCTGGTTCCTAACAGCCTCGTATACTTTCTCCTTCTGAAAGGAGGTTTTAAGCAGAAACTTATTAATAGTTGTTTCACCTAACGTGCttaattatgttaatttatattcagtaatttataataattgtaaattattattttttgtattttaattatatatatatatatatagatataacgTTTCTCAGTTGCGGCATCTGATTGGCGTTTAATcttttttacttaaaaaataaatcaattttttgaagaaaaaatacatattaacaATTTTCCCTAGAAATAAATagtttatttatgaaaaataaaagcaTCTTCAGCGGGTTTGGATAAAACTTGTTGGCAAAATCgaatacttaaaatattaagTAAGATTTGTTGAACATGTATCACATTATGATTCCATGATATTGACAAATTTTTAACAACATAATGTGAATATTAAGttgttatgaataaaatatgtcgCTTTAATACGTTAATAAATAATGTGAAATCGATTTCTTACAAATGTGCACAGAtttgacaaatatagccaacatcatatttgatgttggctatatttAAATAAGGACAATGTATCATTCGGCTTAGATTTTCTCGATTCCAAcactttaatttataatatatattaatgatttttaacaAAAGATTCTAAATGGTTGGAAATATTCTAAGATAAGTCAAACCATATCAATATTTAACAatagttgttttaatttttactatTCTTTATACTTACTCTATTCCAGGTTATTTACGTTGTTTTTTGACACACACATTTTGAtattctcataaaatatagttcgaTATATGAGaaaatatgtgataatttattgaaattcgATTAAATCAGTTTTTATAGTGTCTTCCACACAAAAACTAGAAAGATTTTTGAATTacctatttattttaaattttggtgtTATATTtaaagttgattccatttgGAAATTGTAGAGTCGCAAGTTGCAAGTAtgtatttgacaaaaaaaaatccctaaaaaaatgtatatatacaattatgttaaaaataaaaaaataatttttctaaaaagaataaaattgtacatatatttttaaaatacctgtatatttttttgtttttttttttgaaaaatatatttaatagtgATAAAATTATTGACGGTATATAATATTCGCTTATTATAATTTAGTGGGCTTATAGAAGGGAATACCTTGAGAGAGCCGAGGGTTGAAATACGACGTCGTAGTAATTAAAGAGTAAAGAACCTCTAGAAAACCCTAAACCCACATTTCAGTTTCAGTTAACTCACTACCCCTCTTTTTCCTCCTCTCGGAACGCCCTTCTGTTCCTACTCGATCTTCAAATCGCCGATCTATCCCGGCGTTATAACTCCAAGGTAACCCCTCTccatct
This genomic window from Daucus carota subsp. sativus chromosome 7, DH1 v3.0, whole genome shotgun sequence contains:
- the LOC108193203 gene encoding probable dolichyl pyrophosphate Man9GlcNAc2 alpha-1,3-glucosyltransferase isoform X1, whose protein sequence is MVREMEKTTMEKGDYKNSAVLFLCISVFALLVRVAVSLHPYSGAGNPPKYGDFEAQRHWMEITLGLPPQEWYRNSTINDLSYWGLDYPPLTAYQSYVHGLLLRYFHPDSVSLYSSRGHESYLGKLLMRWTVLLSDALIFFPAVLCFVTAYYSGQQGTHKNNIAWHTTIILLSPCLILIDHGHFQYNCISLGLTVGAIAAIISGKELVGSSLFCLALNHKQMSAYFAPAFFGHLFGKCLRRRNPYIEVLKLGLVVLGTFAVVWWPYLHSLNSFLEVLSRLAPFERGIYEDYVANFWCTTSIMIKWKRLFTTQSLKLLSLSATLFTCLPSVVQQIRYPSSHGFLYSLLNSAFSFYMFSFQVHEKSILLPLLPASLLALEEPSIFQWLIQFALLSMFPLLCRDKLVIPYAALYGIFILLYNAPGWKQDARERSSTSTAKSLLVAVITMISVLLHVIYLTISPPRRYPFLFEAIIMLLCFSQFIAVAVYTNKKQWMLSKQHSAPMAKEKHL
- the LOC108193203 gene encoding probable dolichyl pyrophosphate Man9GlcNAc2 alpha-1,3-glucosyltransferase isoform X2, translated to MGILKHKDTGWRLHLVFLLRSGIETVPSMISATGDLIILPLLLIRAMFTVFYLDTSTLTLSHFILRADMNPISVLCFVTAYYSGQQGTHKNNIAWHTTIILLSPCLILIDHGHFQYNCISLGLTVGAIAAIISGKELVGSSLFCLALNHKQMSAYFAPAFFGHLFGKCLRRRNPYIEVLKLGLVVLGTFAVVWWPYLHSLNSFLEVLSRLAPFERGIYEDYVANFWCTTSIMIKWKRLFTTQSLKLLSLSATLFTCLPSVVQQIRYPSSHGFLYSLLNSAFSFYMFSFQVHEKSILLPLLPASLLALEEPSIFQWLIQFALLSMFPLLCRDKLVIPYAALYGIFILLYNAPGWKQDARERSSTSTAKSLLVAVITMISVLLHVIYLTISPPRRYPFLFEAIIMLLCFSQFIAVAVYTNKKQWMLSKQHSAPMAKEKHL